A genome region from Synchiropus splendidus isolate RoL2022-P1 chromosome 5, RoL_Sspl_1.0, whole genome shotgun sequence includes the following:
- the cylda gene encoding ubiquitin carboxyl-terminal hydrolase CYLD isoform X2, with product MSSALWSQEKPPGGFREDWRFYMVVKECTVEKPPQKTLRIPRGSLGQSCQERNSLGRTLPTCKGKKSLRILDQTNVVLSLDERDIKEMDEKLAELLFPITNCEERYALLYNKCRLDRIRDIDCGSKVRVQLRSGDEPLPGVVRFKGSLLPDRALSGIWFGVELLEEGRGQGFTEGSYQGRQLFRCEDECGVFVALDKLELWEDDDDDLAELEVDHVNLVEDDQDFPRLEINSRVVVQTREGPERGTIIFCDLLPGNESLGYYVGVDMDNPIGEWDGHFDGKLLCDFASLEHTRLVPICDVMPEYSMQDQRLQKHSFGPRGSNSDKFCGQGKPKSKVGEDPAKSLTETPPDFNQSSPPSRAPPAASLSSDNKFHSLPFSLNRKSGPIDSMSHGPLSLSVQSVMGEQPEPTSPAAPPSPQPPTSARGQPGLEVGSLVEVKENPPLCGVIRWVGLPPGLLEPLAGLELEEECPGCTDGTFKGTRYFTCPPKKALFVKLKCCRPDSRFPSLHHSSNPIERCNSIAFGGYLSEVVHENTPPRSETDGLDVMVGKKKGIQGHYNSCYLDSTLFCLFSFSSVLDTVLLRPRSKTDVEYYRETQELLRTEIVNPLRIHGYVCATKVMKLRRILEKVEAASGFTSEEKDPEEFLNILFHHILRVDPLLKLRSAGQKVQDCYFYQIFMDKKDKVGVPTIQQLLEWSFINSDLKFAEAPSCLIIQMPRFGKDFKMFNKIFPSLELDITDLLEDTPRECRICGGLALYECRDCYEDADITAGKIKQFCEKCNTQVHLHPRRKSHRHGKLSVPKELQDGIGRQAGFPRQTMELFAVLCIETSHYVAFVKYGSADSAWLFFDSMADRDGGQNGFNIPQVSPCPEVEAYLKMTPEELHSLDPKSIQGQARRLLCDAYMCMYQSPTMSLYK from the exons ATGAGCTCAGCCCTCTGGAGCCAGGAGAAGCCCCCCGGGGGCTTCAGGGAGGACTGGCGCTTCTACATGGTTGTGAAGGAGTGTACGGTGGAGAAGCCTCCCCAGAAGACACTGAGAATCCCACGTGGCAGTCTGGGTCAATCATGCCAGGAACGCAACAGCTTGGGGCGCACACTTCCCACGTGCAAGGGCAAAAAGAGCCTCCGCATTCTGGACCAGACCAATGTGGTACTGAGCCTGGATGAGAGGGATATCAAGGAGATGGACGAGAAGCTGGCGGAGCTGCTGTTCCCCATTACTAACTGCGAGGAGCGGTATGCTCTGCTCTACAACAAGTGTCGGCTGGATCGCATCCGTGATATTGACTGCGGTTCGAAGGTACGCGTACAGCTCCGCTCAGGGGATGAGCCGCTGCCTGGCGTCGTCCGTTTCAAAGGGTCTCTGCTCCCCGACAGAGCACTCTCTGGAATCTGGTTCGGAGTAGAGCTTTTg GAGGAAGGCCGAGGCCAGGGCTTCACGGAGGGATCGTACCAGGGTCGGCAGCTTTTCCGTTGTGAGGATGAGTGTGGCGTGTTTGTGGCTCTGGACAAACTGGAACTCTGGgaggatgatgacgatgacttGGCTGAACTCGAGGTAGACCATGTGAATCTTGTTGAGGATGACCAGGACTTCCCTCGCCTGGAAATCAACTCCAGGGTTGTAGTACAGACCAGAGAAGGACCTGAGAGAGGAACCATTATTTTTTGTGACCTCCTTCCCGGGAATGAGAGCCTTGGCTACTATGTTGGAGTTGACATG GACAATCCAATCGGGGAGTGGGACGGccactttgacggaaagctgcTGTGTGACTTCGCCAGTTTGGAGCACACTCGTCTTGTCCCCATCTGTGACGTTATGCCAG AATATTCCATGCAGGACCAGAGGCTGCAGAAGCACAGTTTTGGCCCCAGAGGCAGCAACAGTGACAAATTCTGTGGCCAAGGCAAACCAAAGAGCAAAG TTGGGGAAGACCCTGCTAAGTCACTCACTGAAACCCCCCCAGACTTTAACCAGTCGTCACCGCCCTCCCGAGCGCCACCAGCTGCCTCGTTGTCCAGTGACAATAAGTTCCATTCTCTGCCCTTCAGCTTGAACCGGAAGAGTGGGCCCATTGACAGCATGAGTCACGGGcctctctccctgtctgtcCAGTCAGTAATGGGAGAGCAGCCCGAACCCACGTCACCCGCCGCTCCTCCTTCGCCACAGCCGCCGACCAGTGCCAGAGGACAGCCTGGTCTGGAGGTGGGCTCGCTGGTTGAGGTGAAGGAGAACCCTCCTCTTTGTGGGGTGATTCGCTGGGTGGGCCTGCCGCCCGGACTGTTGGAGCCTTTGGCTGGACTTGAGCTG GAGGAGGAGTGCCCCGGTTGCACTGACGGCACCTTCAAAGGTACGCGGTACTTCACCTGCCCACCCAAAAAAGCCTTGTTTGTGAAGCTCAAGTGTTGCCGGCCAGACTCCCGCTTCCCATCCCTGCACCACTCCTCCAACCCTATAGAGCGTTGTAACTCCATTG CTTTTGGTGGTTACTTGAGTGAGGTCGTACATGAGAATACACCGCCACGGTCTGAAACTGATGGTCTGGATGTCATGGTGGGAAAGAAGAAGGGCATCCAGGGTCACTACAACTCCTGCTACTTGGACTCCACCCTTTTCTG TCTCTTTTCCTTCAGCTCAGTACTGGACACGGTCCTGCTGAGACCTCGCTCTAAAACAGATGTGGAATATTACAGAGAGACCCAAGAACTTCTTCGTACGGAGATAGTGAACCCACTGCGGAT ACACGGCTATGTGTGTGCTACTAAAGTGATGAAACTGAGAAGGATTTTGGAGAAAGTAGAGGCAGCGTCTGGTTTCACCTCTGAAGAGAAAG ATCCCGAAGAGTTTCTCAACATCCTTTTTCATCACATATTAAGGGTGGATCCATTGCTCAAGCTCAg GTCAGCAGGACAGAAGGTCCAGGACTGTTACTTTTATCAAATCTTCATGGACAAGAAGGACAAAGTTGGCGTGCCCACCATCCAACAGCTGCTGGAGTGGTCGTTCATCAACAGTGATCTCAAGTTTGCCGAG GCTCCCTCCTGCCTTATCATCCAGATGCCCCGCTTTGGCAAGGACTTCAAAATGTTCAACAAAATCTTCCCCTCCCTGGAGTTGGACATCACAGACCTCCTGGAAGACA CACCTCGGGAGTGTCGAATCTGTGGAGGTCTGGCTCTCTATGAGTGCAGAGACTGCTACGAGGATGCCGACATCACCGCGGGGAAGATCAAACAGTTCTGTGAAAAGTGCAATACCCAG GTCCACCTCCACCCAAGAAGAAAGTCCCACCGGCATGGCAAACTGTCCGTCCCCAAGGAGCTGCAAGACGGAATCGGGCGCCAGGCTGGTTTCCCTCGCCAGACGATGGAGCTGTTCGCCGTCCTCTGCATTGAAACGAGTCACTACGTGGCTTTTGTCAAGTACGGCAGCGCAGATTCCGCCTGGCTGTTTTTCGACAGCATGGCAGACCGTGACG GAGGACAGAATGGTTTCAACATCCCCCAGGTGTCGCCCTGTCCAGAGGTGGAGGCGTACCTGAAAATGACCCCGGAGGAGCTGCACAGTCTGGACCCAAAAAGCATCCAAGGTCAAGCGCGCCGCCTGCTGTGCGACGCCTACATGTGCATGTACCAGAGCCCGACCATGAGCCTGTACAAGTAG
- the cylda gene encoding ubiquitin carboxyl-terminal hydrolase CYLD isoform X3: protein MSSALWSQEKPPGGFREDWRFYMVVKECTVEKPPQKTLRIPRGSLGQSCQERNSLGRTLPTCKGKKSLRILDQTNVVLSLDERDIKEMDEKLAELLFPITNCEERYALLYNKCRLDRIRDIDCGSKVRVQLRSGDEPLPGVVRFKGSLLPDRALSGIWFGVELLEEGRGQGFTEGSYQGRQLFRCEDECGVFVALDKLELWEDDDDDLAELEVDHVNLVEDDQDFPRLEINSRVVVQTREGPERGTIIFCDLLPGNESLGYYVGVDMDNPIGEWDGHFDGKLLCDFASLEHTRLVPICDVMPEYSMQDQRLQKHSFGPRGSNSDKFCGQGKPKSKGLSHQCSSRSKSEFYYTLNGSSVDPPIQPKSKSTWYIDEVGEDPAKSLTETPPDFNQSSPPSRAPPAASLSSDNKFHSLPFSLNRKSGPIDSMSHGPLSLSVQSVMGEQPEPTSPAAPPSPQPPTSARGQPGLEVGSLVEVKENPPLCGVIRWVGLPPGLLEPLAGLELEEECPGCTDGTFKAFGGYLSEVVHENTPPRSETDGLDVMVGKKKGIQGHYNSCYLDSTLFCLFSFSSVLDTVLLRPRSKTDVEYYRETQELLRTEIVNPLRIHGYVCATKVMKLRRILEKVEAASGFTSEEKDPEEFLNILFHHILRVDPLLKLRSAGQKVQDCYFYQIFMDKKDKVGVPTIQQLLEWSFINSDLKFAEAPSCLIIQMPRFGKDFKMFNKIFPSLELDITDLLEDTPRECRICGGLALYECRDCYEDADITAGKIKQFCEKCNTQVHLHPRRKSHRHGKLSVPKELQDGIGRQAGFPRQTMELFAVLCIETSHYVAFVKYGSADSAWLFFDSMADRDGGQNGFNIPQVSPCPEVEAYLKMTPEELHSLDPKSIQGQARRLLCDAYMCMYQSPTMSLYK from the exons ATGAGCTCAGCCCTCTGGAGCCAGGAGAAGCCCCCCGGGGGCTTCAGGGAGGACTGGCGCTTCTACATGGTTGTGAAGGAGTGTACGGTGGAGAAGCCTCCCCAGAAGACACTGAGAATCCCACGTGGCAGTCTGGGTCAATCATGCCAGGAACGCAACAGCTTGGGGCGCACACTTCCCACGTGCAAGGGCAAAAAGAGCCTCCGCATTCTGGACCAGACCAATGTGGTACTGAGCCTGGATGAGAGGGATATCAAGGAGATGGACGAGAAGCTGGCGGAGCTGCTGTTCCCCATTACTAACTGCGAGGAGCGGTATGCTCTGCTCTACAACAAGTGTCGGCTGGATCGCATCCGTGATATTGACTGCGGTTCGAAGGTACGCGTACAGCTCCGCTCAGGGGATGAGCCGCTGCCTGGCGTCGTCCGTTTCAAAGGGTCTCTGCTCCCCGACAGAGCACTCTCTGGAATCTGGTTCGGAGTAGAGCTTTTg GAGGAAGGCCGAGGCCAGGGCTTCACGGAGGGATCGTACCAGGGTCGGCAGCTTTTCCGTTGTGAGGATGAGTGTGGCGTGTTTGTGGCTCTGGACAAACTGGAACTCTGGgaggatgatgacgatgacttGGCTGAACTCGAGGTAGACCATGTGAATCTTGTTGAGGATGACCAGGACTTCCCTCGCCTGGAAATCAACTCCAGGGTTGTAGTACAGACCAGAGAAGGACCTGAGAGAGGAACCATTATTTTTTGTGACCTCCTTCCCGGGAATGAGAGCCTTGGCTACTATGTTGGAGTTGACATG GACAATCCAATCGGGGAGTGGGACGGccactttgacggaaagctgcTGTGTGACTTCGCCAGTTTGGAGCACACTCGTCTTGTCCCCATCTGTGACGTTATGCCAG AATATTCCATGCAGGACCAGAGGCTGCAGAAGCACAGTTTTGGCCCCAGAGGCAGCAACAGTGACAAATTCTGTGGCCAAGGCAAACCAAAGAGCAAAG GATTAAGTCATCAGTGCAGCAGTAGGAGCAAATCAGAATTTTACTATACTTTAAATGGCAGCTCTGTTGACCCTCCCATCCAGCCCAAATCCAAAAGCACATGGTACATTGATGAAG TTGGGGAAGACCCTGCTAAGTCACTCACTGAAACCCCCCCAGACTTTAACCAGTCGTCACCGCCCTCCCGAGCGCCACCAGCTGCCTCGTTGTCCAGTGACAATAAGTTCCATTCTCTGCCCTTCAGCTTGAACCGGAAGAGTGGGCCCATTGACAGCATGAGTCACGGGcctctctccctgtctgtcCAGTCAGTAATGGGAGAGCAGCCCGAACCCACGTCACCCGCCGCTCCTCCTTCGCCACAGCCGCCGACCAGTGCCAGAGGACAGCCTGGTCTGGAGGTGGGCTCGCTGGTTGAGGTGAAGGAGAACCCTCCTCTTTGTGGGGTGATTCGCTGGGTGGGCCTGCCGCCCGGACTGTTGGAGCCTTTGGCTGGACTTGAGCTG GAGGAGGAGTGCCCCGGTTGCACTGACGGCACCTTCAAAG CTTTTGGTGGTTACTTGAGTGAGGTCGTACATGAGAATACACCGCCACGGTCTGAAACTGATGGTCTGGATGTCATGGTGGGAAAGAAGAAGGGCATCCAGGGTCACTACAACTCCTGCTACTTGGACTCCACCCTTTTCTG TCTCTTTTCCTTCAGCTCAGTACTGGACACGGTCCTGCTGAGACCTCGCTCTAAAACAGATGTGGAATATTACAGAGAGACCCAAGAACTTCTTCGTACGGAGATAGTGAACCCACTGCGGAT ACACGGCTATGTGTGTGCTACTAAAGTGATGAAACTGAGAAGGATTTTGGAGAAAGTAGAGGCAGCGTCTGGTTTCACCTCTGAAGAGAAAG ATCCCGAAGAGTTTCTCAACATCCTTTTTCATCACATATTAAGGGTGGATCCATTGCTCAAGCTCAg GTCAGCAGGACAGAAGGTCCAGGACTGTTACTTTTATCAAATCTTCATGGACAAGAAGGACAAAGTTGGCGTGCCCACCATCCAACAGCTGCTGGAGTGGTCGTTCATCAACAGTGATCTCAAGTTTGCCGAG GCTCCCTCCTGCCTTATCATCCAGATGCCCCGCTTTGGCAAGGACTTCAAAATGTTCAACAAAATCTTCCCCTCCCTGGAGTTGGACATCACAGACCTCCTGGAAGACA CACCTCGGGAGTGTCGAATCTGTGGAGGTCTGGCTCTCTATGAGTGCAGAGACTGCTACGAGGATGCCGACATCACCGCGGGGAAGATCAAACAGTTCTGTGAAAAGTGCAATACCCAG GTCCACCTCCACCCAAGAAGAAAGTCCCACCGGCATGGCAAACTGTCCGTCCCCAAGGAGCTGCAAGACGGAATCGGGCGCCAGGCTGGTTTCCCTCGCCAGACGATGGAGCTGTTCGCCGTCCTCTGCATTGAAACGAGTCACTACGTGGCTTTTGTCAAGTACGGCAGCGCAGATTCCGCCTGGCTGTTTTTCGACAGCATGGCAGACCGTGACG GAGGACAGAATGGTTTCAACATCCCCCAGGTGTCGCCCTGTCCAGAGGTGGAGGCGTACCTGAAAATGACCCCGGAGGAGCTGCACAGTCTGGACCCAAAAAGCATCCAAGGTCAAGCGCGCCGCCTGCTGTGCGACGCCTACATGTGCATGTACCAGAGCCCGACCATGAGCCTGTACAAGTAG
- the cylda gene encoding ubiquitin carboxyl-terminal hydrolase CYLD isoform X1: MSSALWSQEKPPGGFREDWRFYMVVKECTVEKPPQKTLRIPRGSLGQSCQERNSLGRTLPTCKGKKSLRILDQTNVVLSLDERDIKEMDEKLAELLFPITNCEERYALLYNKCRLDRIRDIDCGSKVRVQLRSGDEPLPGVVRFKGSLLPDRALSGIWFGVELLEEGRGQGFTEGSYQGRQLFRCEDECGVFVALDKLELWEDDDDDLAELEVDHVNLVEDDQDFPRLEINSRVVVQTREGPERGTIIFCDLLPGNESLGYYVGVDMDNPIGEWDGHFDGKLLCDFASLEHTRLVPICDVMPEYSMQDQRLQKHSFGPRGSNSDKFCGQGKPKSKGLSHQCSSRSKSEFYYTLNGSSVDPPIQPKSKSTWYIDEVGEDPAKSLTETPPDFNQSSPPSRAPPAASLSSDNKFHSLPFSLNRKSGPIDSMSHGPLSLSVQSVMGEQPEPTSPAAPPSPQPPTSARGQPGLEVGSLVEVKENPPLCGVIRWVGLPPGLLEPLAGLELEEECPGCTDGTFKGTRYFTCPPKKALFVKLKCCRPDSRFPSLHHSSNPIERCNSIAFGGYLSEVVHENTPPRSETDGLDVMVGKKKGIQGHYNSCYLDSTLFCLFSFSSVLDTVLLRPRSKTDVEYYRETQELLRTEIVNPLRIHGYVCATKVMKLRRILEKVEAASGFTSEEKDPEEFLNILFHHILRVDPLLKLRSAGQKVQDCYFYQIFMDKKDKVGVPTIQQLLEWSFINSDLKFAEAPSCLIIQMPRFGKDFKMFNKIFPSLELDITDLLEDTPRECRICGGLALYECRDCYEDADITAGKIKQFCEKCNTQVHLHPRRKSHRHGKLSVPKELQDGIGRQAGFPRQTMELFAVLCIETSHYVAFVKYGSADSAWLFFDSMADRDGGQNGFNIPQVSPCPEVEAYLKMTPEELHSLDPKSIQGQARRLLCDAYMCMYQSPTMSLYK, encoded by the exons ATGAGCTCAGCCCTCTGGAGCCAGGAGAAGCCCCCCGGGGGCTTCAGGGAGGACTGGCGCTTCTACATGGTTGTGAAGGAGTGTACGGTGGAGAAGCCTCCCCAGAAGACACTGAGAATCCCACGTGGCAGTCTGGGTCAATCATGCCAGGAACGCAACAGCTTGGGGCGCACACTTCCCACGTGCAAGGGCAAAAAGAGCCTCCGCATTCTGGACCAGACCAATGTGGTACTGAGCCTGGATGAGAGGGATATCAAGGAGATGGACGAGAAGCTGGCGGAGCTGCTGTTCCCCATTACTAACTGCGAGGAGCGGTATGCTCTGCTCTACAACAAGTGTCGGCTGGATCGCATCCGTGATATTGACTGCGGTTCGAAGGTACGCGTACAGCTCCGCTCAGGGGATGAGCCGCTGCCTGGCGTCGTCCGTTTCAAAGGGTCTCTGCTCCCCGACAGAGCACTCTCTGGAATCTGGTTCGGAGTAGAGCTTTTg GAGGAAGGCCGAGGCCAGGGCTTCACGGAGGGATCGTACCAGGGTCGGCAGCTTTTCCGTTGTGAGGATGAGTGTGGCGTGTTTGTGGCTCTGGACAAACTGGAACTCTGGgaggatgatgacgatgacttGGCTGAACTCGAGGTAGACCATGTGAATCTTGTTGAGGATGACCAGGACTTCCCTCGCCTGGAAATCAACTCCAGGGTTGTAGTACAGACCAGAGAAGGACCTGAGAGAGGAACCATTATTTTTTGTGACCTCCTTCCCGGGAATGAGAGCCTTGGCTACTATGTTGGAGTTGACATG GACAATCCAATCGGGGAGTGGGACGGccactttgacggaaagctgcTGTGTGACTTCGCCAGTTTGGAGCACACTCGTCTTGTCCCCATCTGTGACGTTATGCCAG AATATTCCATGCAGGACCAGAGGCTGCAGAAGCACAGTTTTGGCCCCAGAGGCAGCAACAGTGACAAATTCTGTGGCCAAGGCAAACCAAAGAGCAAAG GATTAAGTCATCAGTGCAGCAGTAGGAGCAAATCAGAATTTTACTATACTTTAAATGGCAGCTCTGTTGACCCTCCCATCCAGCCCAAATCCAAAAGCACATGGTACATTGATGAAG TTGGGGAAGACCCTGCTAAGTCACTCACTGAAACCCCCCCAGACTTTAACCAGTCGTCACCGCCCTCCCGAGCGCCACCAGCTGCCTCGTTGTCCAGTGACAATAAGTTCCATTCTCTGCCCTTCAGCTTGAACCGGAAGAGTGGGCCCATTGACAGCATGAGTCACGGGcctctctccctgtctgtcCAGTCAGTAATGGGAGAGCAGCCCGAACCCACGTCACCCGCCGCTCCTCCTTCGCCACAGCCGCCGACCAGTGCCAGAGGACAGCCTGGTCTGGAGGTGGGCTCGCTGGTTGAGGTGAAGGAGAACCCTCCTCTTTGTGGGGTGATTCGCTGGGTGGGCCTGCCGCCCGGACTGTTGGAGCCTTTGGCTGGACTTGAGCTG GAGGAGGAGTGCCCCGGTTGCACTGACGGCACCTTCAAAGGTACGCGGTACTTCACCTGCCCACCCAAAAAAGCCTTGTTTGTGAAGCTCAAGTGTTGCCGGCCAGACTCCCGCTTCCCATCCCTGCACCACTCCTCCAACCCTATAGAGCGTTGTAACTCCATTG CTTTTGGTGGTTACTTGAGTGAGGTCGTACATGAGAATACACCGCCACGGTCTGAAACTGATGGTCTGGATGTCATGGTGGGAAAGAAGAAGGGCATCCAGGGTCACTACAACTCCTGCTACTTGGACTCCACCCTTTTCTG TCTCTTTTCCTTCAGCTCAGTACTGGACACGGTCCTGCTGAGACCTCGCTCTAAAACAGATGTGGAATATTACAGAGAGACCCAAGAACTTCTTCGTACGGAGATAGTGAACCCACTGCGGAT ACACGGCTATGTGTGTGCTACTAAAGTGATGAAACTGAGAAGGATTTTGGAGAAAGTAGAGGCAGCGTCTGGTTTCACCTCTGAAGAGAAAG ATCCCGAAGAGTTTCTCAACATCCTTTTTCATCACATATTAAGGGTGGATCCATTGCTCAAGCTCAg GTCAGCAGGACAGAAGGTCCAGGACTGTTACTTTTATCAAATCTTCATGGACAAGAAGGACAAAGTTGGCGTGCCCACCATCCAACAGCTGCTGGAGTGGTCGTTCATCAACAGTGATCTCAAGTTTGCCGAG GCTCCCTCCTGCCTTATCATCCAGATGCCCCGCTTTGGCAAGGACTTCAAAATGTTCAACAAAATCTTCCCCTCCCTGGAGTTGGACATCACAGACCTCCTGGAAGACA CACCTCGGGAGTGTCGAATCTGTGGAGGTCTGGCTCTCTATGAGTGCAGAGACTGCTACGAGGATGCCGACATCACCGCGGGGAAGATCAAACAGTTCTGTGAAAAGTGCAATACCCAG GTCCACCTCCACCCAAGAAGAAAGTCCCACCGGCATGGCAAACTGTCCGTCCCCAAGGAGCTGCAAGACGGAATCGGGCGCCAGGCTGGTTTCCCTCGCCAGACGATGGAGCTGTTCGCCGTCCTCTGCATTGAAACGAGTCACTACGTGGCTTTTGTCAAGTACGGCAGCGCAGATTCCGCCTGGCTGTTTTTCGACAGCATGGCAGACCGTGACG GAGGACAGAATGGTTTCAACATCCCCCAGGTGTCGCCCTGTCCAGAGGTGGAGGCGTACCTGAAAATGACCCCGGAGGAGCTGCACAGTCTGGACCCAAAAAGCATCCAAGGTCAAGCGCGCCGCCTGCTGTGCGACGCCTACATGTGCATGTACCAGAGCCCGACCATGAGCCTGTACAAGTAG